The following proteins are encoded in a genomic region of Sesamum indicum cultivar Zhongzhi No. 13 linkage group LG8, S_indicum_v1.0, whole genome shotgun sequence:
- the LOC110012426 gene encoding vegetative cell wall protein gp1-like has product MADSTPAPETTAAADPNPVSHQPEADARPLHPDPSSATLPQFPNPNPSGPPPPSVLTPPQPPIQPSFRPAAPPASVPPGVGTPQFAPVTYQAPGVPPPGVVMGSAPAVGRRMLCRVSL; this is encoded by the coding sequence ATGGCGGATTCGACCCCCGCGCCGGAAACAACTGCCGCTGCCGACCCCAACCCTGTTTCCCACCAACCCGAAGCTGATGCCCGACCCCTACATCCGGATCCATCTTCCGCAACACTCCCCCAATTTCCCAACCCTAACCCCAGTGGGCCTCCGCCGCCGTCAGTTTTAACTCCTCCTCAGCCCCCGATCCAACCTTCCTTCCGCCCAGCCGCGCCGCCGGCTTCTGTCCCTCCCGGGGTTGGCACTCCGCAATTCGCCCCTGTCACGTATCAAGCACCTGGGGTCCCGCCACCGGGAGTGGTAATGGGTTCGGCTCCCGCAGTTGGCCGCCGTATGCTGTGCCGGGTCAGCCTATGA